In Halobacteriovorax sp. HLS, one DNA window encodes the following:
- a CDS encoding TlpA disulfide reductase family protein, which produces MKQILIIITVTITIFGLGYFLDSSSIPTQVSIEQEHDEIINTKIALPQFKFNDLEGTQQDITKFQGKKIILNFWATWCGPCKEEFPEMLEILKEDNNTVLVAISNDANKIEVQKFIKKLKTEAIDLESERVFIGFDPNKEISSELFNVLRLPETFIIDSQMNIIRKVIGSYHWTNKDMHKFIKEMN; this is translated from the coding sequence ATGAAGCAGATACTAATTATAATTACTGTCACTATTACTATATTTGGACTGGGGTATTTTTTGGACTCATCCTCTATTCCGACTCAAGTCAGTATAGAACAAGAGCATGATGAAATAATTAATACTAAAATTGCTCTTCCACAGTTTAAATTCAATGATCTTGAAGGGACTCAACAAGATATTACAAAATTCCAGGGAAAGAAGATTATTTTAAATTTCTGGGCAACATGGTGTGGACCTTGTAAAGAAGAGTTTCCAGAGATGCTAGAAATCTTAAAAGAGGATAACAACACAGTTCTAGTAGCAATTTCTAACGATGCAAACAAAATTGAAGTTCAAAAGTTTATAAAAAAACTTAAAACAGAAGCAATTGATCTAGAGAGCGAACGCGTCTTTATTGGATTCGATCCGAATAAAGAGATTTCGTCAGAATTATTTAATGTACTAAGACTACCTGAGACATTTATTATAGATTCACAAATGAATATTATTCGTAAAGTGATAGGAAGCTATCACTGGACCAATAAAGATATGCACAAATTTATTAAAGAAATGAACTAA
- a CDS encoding L,D-transpeptidase family protein, with amino-acid sequence MKLATRFAAFALVLGTIAGPVSSVVITDANASIFSSRSDWGWKSLQLPKSAENKVIGVRVEDVVKHLPTIAPGLDYIYEKLEKGKKEYFSDKGKVDEVLNLFFNDTPKWKNGVVRLDMTALIKYSEDDIAFKNIIVEYKNDDVKNFTVSPKKFTELSSTKLTFDVALKSRKIIVKDLYSNIKMIFPLGVGSFDEAVLNDEFSLLTPRFKDGYLDKSTTIKNRKKPRYFAGLPFIRILKGKSTSNDYTGIGFHAQPFPDKNDFIRAFDSHGCMRMQTPDLWSLYYLVSAGPTQQLPITVNYSSEDKSEHPFPKRNKPYKRVANYGSVSAPDFTIDRDNLVLVHNNWEDSAPVEKLYDSSDDNYHDVFNYSTSEHLAAKRERVEKECKAISYDNDSYKVLWEDYAPDYDEDDSERQRERKLKRAKKKFDKAKEKMDEKVAGIYSECMSQLQRDRSVGDRLYRWWVH; translated from the coding sequence ATGAAATTAGCGACAAGGTTCGCTGCTTTTGCTCTTGTTCTTGGAACAATAGCAGGGCCAGTATCATCAGTAGTTATAACTGATGCAAATGCATCTATTTTTTCATCTAGAAGTGATTGGGGTTGGAAATCTTTACAATTACCTAAGAGCGCTGAAAATAAAGTTATTGGAGTTAGGGTAGAGGATGTTGTTAAGCATCTACCGACGATTGCACCAGGTTTAGATTATATCTATGAAAAACTAGAAAAAGGAAAGAAAGAATACTTCTCAGACAAAGGAAAAGTTGATGAAGTTCTGAATCTCTTTTTCAACGACACTCCAAAATGGAAAAACGGAGTTGTTAGATTAGATATGACTGCTCTAATTAAGTATAGTGAAGATGATATTGCGTTTAAAAATATCATTGTAGAGTACAAGAATGATGATGTTAAAAACTTCACAGTTTCACCAAAGAAATTTACAGAGCTTTCTAGTACAAAGCTGACTTTTGATGTTGCTCTTAAATCTAGAAAAATCATAGTTAAAGATCTTTATAGTAATATCAAAATGATCTTCCCTTTAGGTGTTGGAAGTTTTGATGAAGCCGTATTAAATGACGAGTTCTCATTATTAACACCTAGATTTAAGGATGGTTACTTAGATAAGTCGACTACAATTAAAAATAGAAAAAAGCCTAGATACTTTGCAGGTCTTCCATTTATCAGAATTCTAAAAGGTAAATCAACATCAAATGATTACACTGGTATTGGTTTTCACGCACAACCATTCCCAGATAAGAATGATTTTATAAGAGCATTTGATAGTCATGGTTGTATGAGAATGCAAACTCCAGACTTGTGGTCATTATACTACTTAGTTTCTGCTGGACCAACTCAACAGTTACCGATTACAGTAAATTATAGTTCTGAAGATAAGAGTGAGCATCCATTTCCTAAGAGAAATAAGCCATATAAGAGAGTTGCTAATTACGGAAGTGTATCAGCTCCAGATTTTACTATAGACAGAGATAATTTAGTACTAGTTCATAATAACTGGGAAGACTCAGCACCAGTTGAAAAATTATATGATAGTTCTGATGACAATTATCATGATGTTTTTAACTATAGCACTTCTGAGCATTTAGCTGCCAAAAGAGAGAGAGTAGAAAAAGAATGTAAGGCCATTTCATATGATAATGATTCTTACAAAGTTCTTTGGGAAGATTATGCTCCTGACTATGACGAAGATGACTCTGAGAGACAAAGAGAAAGAAAGCTAAAGAGAGCGAAGAAGAAGTTTGATAAAGCTAAAGAGAAGATGGATGAGAAAGTTGCTGGAATCTACTCTGAATGTATGTCACAACTTCAAAGAGATAGAAGTGTAGGTGATCGTCTTTATAGATGGTGGGTACATTAA